TGCAGCCGACGCAGATGTTGGAGCCGTTCGGCCAGTGTTGCAGGATGACGGCCCGGTCGTTGCTGCACCGGTTCGGCCAGTCCTTCAGCGCGGGCACCCGCCCGCCCGGCGGGATCGGCGCGACGGCGAGGCCGCGCTCCACCACCGCGAGCGGGTCGGGAAAGTAGTCGGGAATGGGCATGGCGCCGCTGGTGGCGCCGGAAACAGGCGTCACCACGGTCCCCCGGGTCTGCTCGTCGAGGACTACTACACGGGGGTAAAGGAGGACCGTGGATCAGGCGACGGCAGTGGAGCTGCTCTCGTCGGCCTCGGCCTTGAGCAGCTCGATCCACGCCGCGAAGTATTCGACCGGAATCCGGCGGGCGCGCGGCGTGGGCTTGACGCTCTTGAGGCGGCCGGACTTCAGCTCGCGGAAGATCGTGCCCTTGGAGAGCTTGGTCTCCGCCATGACGTCGCGGACCCGCATCAGCGCAGGCAGGTGCGCGTAGTTGGAAAGGTCGATCTGGGGCGACTCGCCCACCGGGCGCACAAGGGCAGCATCCGGGAAGGGGGTTTTCCTGTGCCCCTGGGCACACATAGAATCAAGGCGCGCTTGACCCATCTTGGTTACTCCTGGTTCTTGGCGGTTCTAGGAGGTTCAGCCTGGGTTAAGTTGTCGGCCCCCTCAGTGGGATCGGTGCAGGGAACGGAGTTGCACCTCTGTTCACCTGCACCCCACTGGGGGGCTTACTGCTTTCCGGGCACCAGAGATCTAGGGGAAGCTCCCCTGTCCTTGCTTGACCCACGGAAGACTCTACTACGGCTGATCCGGTCTCTCCACTCGGCAAGCCGGGTTACCCGCGCAGATGTTCGCACTTCGCTCGCGAGCGAAGCCGTGCTTGTACATGCGCAAGACGCATTAGCGCTCTTAAACGCCTGCCAAGGCGTGCCAACGCGCGCCAAGAGGGGCCGCTGGGTGCCAAGAAAGGCCAACCCTGGGGAACTCAGGGGAACTAACGAGAACTGATGAGAACTAACGGAAGATAACGCGAGACAACGCAAGGACCGCAGGTGGCGAAGCAGATCCAGGCAGGACGCGGCAGACAACAAGATGGAATGCTTAGGAAGCATCGGCGCTACAGAGCGATACAGACTTTATGACAGGAGGAGACAGGTGCGCAGCGGTGCGCACGTGTGCATCCGTGCACGCGCCCATGCGCATCATTAGCCCTTCGACCTGCTGCTACAACTTGCTACAACTACAACCAACTTGCACGGATGCATGAGCGAGGCTACCGTCTCATGCACGGACGAGCTGTCATGAACCAGCCCTCCACGACCCGCGAGATGTTCCCAAAGGGACGGCATGGACAACGAGATGACCACGTTCGCCGAGTGGGTGAGCACCACCGCCAAGGGCTTGGGCTACCGAACAGATGCCCAGCTTGCCGCCGCGATCGGCGTGCAGCAGTCCACCGTCACACGGTGGCGGCAGGGCAACCAGCCCCAGATCAAGCACCTGGTGGAACTCGCCCGACTCTTCAAGATGAAGATCGACCCGCTGTTGGCCCTGTCGGGTCACGTCCCGGCAGACCTCCTCAGCGATGCGGCTCCCCCTGGACTGCCGATGACAGAGAGCGTCCGCCGGATACGCGACGCGCCCCTGACCCCCATGCAGAAGGACGCCCTACAGAACTACTGGAACCACCGCCTCGATGAGGAACGCAGCCGACTGAACAACCTCATTGAGGGGATCGTCGAAAGCGAGCGCCGAGGGCGCCAGGAGGTCGCCGTCTGGGCAGGCCGTGCCCTCGTACTGGCCGGCCACAGTGACCGTGCCGCTCACACGACGCAGTTGCTCGGAACGCTGTTCGCGGTCGAGGCTGCGCCCCGCAAGCGACGCCGGCGCACCGCCAACTCTATGGAACCTCTCTGGGAAGACGACGACGACACATCGGAGTAGCCCATGGCAACGAGAAAGCCCCGTACGCGCGGAAATCGCGACGGGCGGCCCTACCAGCGCAGCAGTGACGGGAAGTGGGTTGCCACCGTCTACCTGCCCAACGGCAAGCGTAAGCCGGTGTACGGCAGCACCCGCAAGGAAGCCGCCGACAAGAAGAAGAAGGCCGAGGCCGAGATCGCGGCCGGCCAGCCGATCACGGCCGGTCGGACGGACACCATCGCCGATTACTTGCTCACGGCCTGGCTCGCGGTGACGCTCCCCCAGCGGGTCGCCGCCGGGCGGCTCGCGCCGTCCACGCTCGACTCCTACCGGGAGAAGATCGAGCTGCACATCGTTCCCCACCTCGGCAAGGTCAAGCTCGTCGAGCTGAACACCACGCACATCCGTACCTGGTTACTGGAGTTGGCCGCGAAGCCGAGCAGGAACCGGCGGCACAAGCTCCGGCCCGGCGAGAAGAAGCTTCCCGAGCCCGCGAAGCTGTCGGCCCGGACGATCGCCTACACGCACGCCATCCTGCGCAAGGCTCTCAACGACGCGGTGGACGACGAGATCCTCGGCAAGAACGTCTGTCTGCTCGTGGACGCGCCCTCGGTGGACAAGAAGGAGTTCAAGCCGCTGACCAAGGAGGAGGCGGCGCGGTTCCTGGTCGAGGCCGCTGATGATCGGTTGTGGGTCTACTGGCTCGTGCTGCTGGCCCTCGGCCTGCGCAAGGGCGAGGGACTCGGCATGCGGTGGTCGCATATCGACTTCGAGGCCGGGACCGTCCGGTTGGAGAAGTCAATCCAGCGGCTACGGGGCGAAAAGGACGAGGAGACCGGCCGGCGGCGTGGCGAGCTGGTCGAGAAGTCGCTGAAGACCGTCGCCAGCAAGGCGACGGTGGCCATCCCCGCCACGGCCCTGCAGGCGTTGAAGGAACTGCGCACGACGCAGAAGGCCGACCGCTTGCGAGCCGAGGTGTGGGTCGATCCCGACCTCGTGTTCTGCACGGGCCACGGCACACCGCTGGAGCCGCGGAACGTCAACCGGGCGTGGTATGCCCTGTGCAAGCGGGCGGACCTGCGGCAGGGCCCCGGCGAGGAAGGGCTGAGAATCCACGACCTGCGGCACGCCTGCGCGACCTTCCTGTTCTCGGAAGGTGCCGACATCAAGACCATTCAGGGTGTCCTGCGGCACGCACGCCAATCGACGACGGCCGATCTCTACGTCCACATCTTCGACGAGGTGAAGCACAAGGCGGCCAAGAGCATGGACGGCCTGCTCGCCAGCCTCACGAATGGCCCCGGTTCGAGGGGAAAGAGGGCATCGTGAGCGCGTTGCTACACGCGTTGCTACATACGCGATCTTGGTCCGTTTGGCGATCAAGGGACCGCCAGGTCAAGAGTTGCGCGCCCTGCAGGATTCGAACCTGCGACCGTCGGATTAGAAGTCCGGTGCTCTATCCAGCTGAGCTAAGGGCGCTCCCGCCTTATTGTGCATGATCCGGCGACATGTCACGCACACGTTTTCCCCGTGTCAGTCTGTCAACCCGATCACACCCCACACGAACAACGTTCCCAGCACGGTCGCCGTCAACGTCCATCCAGTGGCCCGTCTGGGCGTATGGGCCTCAGGGAGGATATCGGACGTGGCGAGGTAGAGGAGGAATCCGGCGAAAAGGCCGAGGTAGGCGCTGAGGATGGTGTGGGGGATGGGGAGGAGGGCGGTGAGGGTGGCGCCGGCTACGGGGGCGAGGGCGTCGAGGGTGAGGAGGGTGAGGGCGCGGCGGCGGGCGTTGCCATAGAGGGAGGTGAGTGTGTAGGTGTTGAAGCCGTCCGTGAAGTCGTGAGCGATGACGCCTATCGCTACGGCCAGCGCCAGGGAGGTGTCCGCCTGGTACGCGGCGCCGATGGCGGCGCCGTCCAGGAAGCTGTGGAGGACGAGGGCCGAGCCGGCTGTGAGGCCGACGCCCGCCCGGGCGTGTCGGTGGGTGGCGTAGTCCGTTTCGTGGGCGTCGTGCATGCCCATCGAGCGTTCGACGATGTGGATGCCGAGGAAGGCCAGGGCGAGCGTCAGCATGGGGAGCGGGACGCCGTGCAGGTGGAGGGGGGCGGTGGCGAGGGCTTCCGGGAGGAGGTCGAAGGCGACGACGCCGAGCATGACGCCGGCCGCGAAGCCGAGGACGAGGTGGCGGCGGCTGCCGACGCGGTCGGCGACGAGGCCGCCGAGCAGCGTCATCGCGAACGCGGCCAGCGACAGCAGGATCGGCATGAAGCTGCAGGCTAGCGGGCCGCGGCGATGATCCCTTGTGTGGGAAAAGGCCAGGCGAGGGTGGGGCGAATAGGTCTAAGCTGTCTGGGCATGGTCGCGACGCTCCTGCATGAGATTCCGCTGCAGGGCGGGGACGTGACAGACGGAGTGGTGCGCGTCGGTGACACCGTGCGCAGACCGGCCAGTACGTCGACGCCCGCCGTGCACGCCCTGCTGAGACACCTGGAGACCGTCGGGTTCGACGGGGCGCCGAGGGTGGTGGGGATGGATGAGTTCGGTCGCGAGGTGCTCACCTTTCTTCCTGGCACGACCGGGCTCCGGCTGGAGAGCGTCACCGATGAGGCGTTGGCCCAGCTTGCCGGGTTGTTGCGGCGGTTTCATGATGCGACGGCCGGGTTCTCGCTGGCGGGGGCGGGGTGGGAAGGGGGGTCGAATGACGATCGGCCGGCTGAGGTGATCGGGCATTGTGACCTGACCCCTGAGAACGTGATCTTTCGGCGGGCGGGTGGGGGTGGGCCGGCGGGGCCGTATGCGTTCATCGATTTTGATCTGGCGCGGCCGACGACCCGGCTGTTCGACATCGTGACCACGCTGCGCCACTGGGCGCCCATCTCCGATCCTGTCGATCGGGCGCCGCTCCTGCGTTCGGTGGATGTGGGGGCGCGGTTGCGGTTGTTCTGCGACGCGTACGGCGTGTCGCCGCGCGACCGGCGGCGGCTGGTTGAGCTGGCCAGGCTGCGCTTTCATCGTTCCTACACGGTGATGCGCACGCGTGCGGCGAGCGGTGGGAACTGGGCCAAGATGTGGGCGGGCGGCGCCGGTGAGCGTATCCGCCGGGCCGCGGCGTGGCTGGATGTGCACGAAGATGAGCTTCATGCCCATTTGGTATGACCCCTTGGGGCTCGCGCTCGGCGTGGCCCTTGACCGGCTCCTCGCCGACCCGCAGAGCCCCGCCCATCCGGTCGCGGTGTTCGGGCGTGGGGCGGCGCGGCTGGAGCAGTCCCTGTACGCCGACGACCGGCCGCGCGGAGTGCTGCACGTCGCCGTGTGCGTCGGTGGTGCCGCCGCGCTCGGCGTGCTGGCCGTGCGGGCGACCTCGCGCAGCAGGGTCCTTCGTACGACGGTGACCGCCCTGACGACGTGGGCCGTGCTCGGCGGCACCACGCTGGCCGGGGAGGGCGCGTACATGGCGGACGCGCTGGAGCGCGGCGACGTGGAACGCGCCAGGGCGCGGCTGCCGCACCTGTGCGGTCGCGACCCCAGCGGGCTGGAGGCGCCCGAGCTGGCGCGGGCCACGGTCGAGTCGCTGGCCGAGAACACCTCCGACGCCGTGGTGGCGCCGCTGTTCTGGGGGGCGGTGGCGGGGGTGCCGGGGATGCTGGCGTATCGGGCGATCAACACGCTGGACGCGATGATCGGGCATCGGTCGCCGCGGTACGAGCGGTTCGGGTGGGCCGCTGCCCGGCTCGACGATGTGGCGAACTACGTGCCGGCGCGGGTGACCGGGGTGCTGACCGTGCTGACCGCGCCTGATCCTGGTGGGGCGCGGGAGGTGCTGCGCAGGGACGGGCATCGGCATCCGAGCCCGAACGCCGGGCGGTGCGAGGCGGCGTTCGCCGGGGGGCTCGGGGTCACGCTCGGGGGGAAGAACGTTTACGGGGGGAGGGTCGAGGAGCGGCCGACGATGGGTGATGGGCCTCGGCCTGGGGTCGGGGATATCGGGCGTGCGGTACGGCTGACGCGGGCCGTGAGCCTGGCTGCTGCCGGGGTCGCGGTGGTGGTGGCGGCCGGGTTGGCGAAGGTGGTCGCGGCCCGGCGCACGTGACCGACGTGGTGGGTGTTGTGCTGCGGGCTCGCTGGAGGCAGCACGCAGCACAACTCGTCGTCCCGGCACGCGCTCCCCCGCGACGCGCACCCCCCACCCCGCACCTACATGATGCGGTTGAGATTGAGCACGAGCCAGATCACGAAGATCGCGACGAACGTGACCCCGATCATCGACTTGGCGGCGTTGTGCGCGGTGGCCCTGCGGGCCGAGACCTGCCTGGCGCTCTGCTTGTACACCTGACGCATGATGATCATGGCCTGGAACCGGCGTCCCAGGGCGAACACGGCGAGTCCGATCAGGATGAATAAGATGACGCGGCCGTCTGAAGGTTCCACGGGAATCCCCCCTGTGGTCCTCTGGAGTTGCTTACCGCCCCCGAAACTGTGAGAACACAGAATACTCGGCCGACAGCGATTTGTGACTCTCTTTATGCCTGCAGGTCAACGACGATCGGCGCGTGGTCCGACGGCCCCTTGCCCTTGCGGGCCTCCCGGTCCACGTACGCCGAGCGCACCCGCCCCGCCACGTCCTCGCTGGCGTACACGAGGTCGATCCGCATCCCCTTGTTCTGGTGGAACATCCCGGCCCGATAGTCCCAGTACGTGTACGGATGCGGCCCCTTCATCGGCGTGGGCACCACGTCCCGCAGCCCAAGGGCACGCAGCTCGGCCAGGGCCTGGCGTTCGGCGGGGGTGACGTGGGTGGCGCCGACGAACAGGGCGGGGTCCCACACGTCGGCGTCCGTGGGCGCCACGTTGTAGTCGCCGCAGGCCACCACCGGCCCGGCGGCCACCTCGGCGGCCAGGGCCTCGCGCAGCGCGGCGAACCAGTCCAGCTTGTAGGTGAAGTGCGGCGAGTCCAGGGTGCGGCCGTTGGGCGCGTACAGGGACCAGACGCGCATCCCCGCGCAGGTCGCGCCGATGGCGCGGGCCTCGGGACGGGCGGCGCCGACGCCCTCCAGCTCGCCGAAGCCGGGCTCGCCGGGGAAGCTGAGCGTCACCTCCTCCAGGCCGACCTTGGACAGCAGCGCGACGCCGTTCCAGCGGCCGTCCCCGTGGGCCGCGACGGCGTAGCCGAGCGCGCCCACCTCCGCCGCCGGGAACGCCTGCGCGGGGCATTTGGTCTCTTGCAGGCACACGATGTCGGGCGCGGTGTCGGCCAGCCATTCGAGCAGGCGGGGCAGCCGTGCCTTGACGGAGTTCACGTTCCAGGTAGCCAGGCGCATGTCCCTAGCGTGCCACCACAGCCGGCGGGAGGGCCGGAACGGCGCATCGGCTACACCGCCTTCATCAGCGCGCCGGACACCTCCTCCAGCAGCCCGCCCCTCCCCCGATCCAGGGCCTGCTTGGCATGCCGGGCGGCGTCCAGGGCGTTGCCCGCGGCGCTCGGCGAGTCCTCGACGACCATGCGCAGCTCCAGCTCCAGCGGGGACCCGCCGAACCCCTCCCCGTTCAACCGGATGTAGGCGACCTTGCGGTCGTCCATGAAAGGCACGTACTGGGCGGCGACGTGGGTGGCGGCTCCCGCGCCCGTCGCCTTGGTCGCCTGCTTGCTCCGCATCCGTGCGGAGTCCTCCAGGTTGACGAAGTCCATGTTGCCTCCGCCGAGCAGCTGGGCGCCCTCGGTGAGGTGGACGCCGCTGCCGGTGAGGGCGTCGACCAGCGCGCGGTGCACCAGCGTGGCGCCGAACGAGCTCTTGAGGTCGTCGCCGACCAGCGGCAGCCCGGCCGCGGCGAAGCGGGCGCGCCATTCGGGCGAGCGGGCCAGGACGGCGGGCATGCAGTTCACGAACGCGCAGCCGGCCTCGATGGCGGCCTGCGCGTACAGCTCGGCGGCGCGCTGGGCGCCGGTCGGCAGGAAGTTCAGCACGACGTGGCTGCCCGTCTCCCGCAGGTGGGCGGCGACCTCGGCCGGGGTGGCGGCGCCGCGCGGGTCGATCAGGTCGGCCGAGCCCGCGCCCACGCCGTCGGCCAGGATGCCCTCCACCACGGGGACGCCGAGGTGCGGCACGTCCGCGAAGGCGCGGGCGTTGTTCGGCGCGGTCCAGATGGCCTGGGAGAGGTCCTGGCCGAGCTTGGCGCGGCCGACGTCGAAGGCGGCGGTGAAGCGGACCTGGGAGATCGCGAAGCCGGCGCAGACGGGGTTCGGCAGGCCGGGGGCGTCGCCGTCACGGTAGTGCTCGACGCCCTGCACCAGCGAGGACACGCAGTTTCCGACGCCGATCACGGCGACGTTCACAGTGTTCATGCCCGGATTAGATCAGGTGCGGGCTGTCTCGAGGCCCGCGAGGGCTCAGATCAGGCCCGTACGCCTGGCCCTGGCGACGGCCTCCACGCGGGACGCCGCGCCCAGCTTGGCCATGATGTTCGACACGTGCACGCCCGACGTCCTGGCCGAGATGAACAGCCGCTCGGCGATCTGCCGATTGCTCAGCCCCTCGGCGACCAGCCCGAGCACCTCCCGTTCCCTGGCCGACAGGAGGAGCTCCTCGCCGAGGGACACCCGCAACGTGGCCGCCGCCGCCTCGGCCGCGTCGCGCAGCGGCTGCGAGCCGAGGTCGCCGGCGATGGCGACCGCCTCGCGCAGCCGTTCGCGGGCGTGCTCGGGGTCCTGCTCGGCCGCTCGCACCAGGGCCTGGCCCAGCGCGTACGGTTGCCCGACCGCCCGCCAGCTCGCCACGGCCGCCTCCCACGGCCCACCGCACTCGGCCTCGAACGTGGCCCGGTGCGCCTGCTGGACGCGTCCCGTCGTGGCGAGGCCGGTGGGCGCCGTGCGGACCCGTCCCAGACCGGCCGCCAGCGCCAGCAGCGGCCAGGCGTAGCGGCGGCTCAGCCTGAGGTCGTGCCCGGCCAGCACGTGG
The nucleotide sequence above comes from Nonomuraea gerenzanensis. Encoded proteins:
- a CDS encoding exodeoxyribonuclease III; this translates as MRLATWNVNSVKARLPRLLEWLADTAPDIVCLQETKCPAQAFPAAEVGALGYAVAAHGDGRWNGVALLSKVGLEEVTLSFPGEPGFGELEGVGAARPEARAIGATCAGMRVWSLYAPNGRTLDSPHFTYKLDWFAALREALAAEVAAGPVVACGDYNVAPTDADVWDPALFVGATHVTPAERQALAELRALGLRDVVPTPMKGPHPYTYWDYRAGMFHQNKGMRIDLVYASEDVAGRVRSAYVDREARKGKGPSDHAPIVVDLQA
- a CDS encoding tyrosine-type recombinase/integrase — protein: MATRKPRTRGNRDGRPYQRSSDGKWVATVYLPNGKRKPVYGSTRKEAADKKKKAEAEIAAGQPITAGRTDTIADYLLTAWLAVTLPQRVAAGRLAPSTLDSYREKIELHIVPHLGKVKLVELNTTHIRTWLLELAAKPSRNRRHKLRPGEKKLPEPAKLSARTIAYTHAILRKALNDAVDDEILGKNVCLLVDAPSVDKKEFKPLTKEEAARFLVEAADDRLWVYWLVLLALGLRKGEGLGMRWSHIDFEAGTVRLEKSIQRLRGEKDEETGRRRGELVEKSLKTVASKATVAIPATALQALKELRTTQKADRLRAEVWVDPDLVFCTGHGTPLEPRNVNRAWYALCKRADLRQGPGEEGLRIHDLRHACATFLFSEGADIKTIQGVLRHARQSTTADLYVHIFDEVKHKAAKSMDGLLASLTNGPGSRGKRAS
- a CDS encoding ZIP family metal transporter codes for the protein MPILLSLAAFAMTLLGGLVADRVGSRRHLVLGFAAGVMLGVVAFDLLPEALATAPLHLHGVPLPMLTLALAFLGIHIVERSMGMHDAHETDYATHRHARAGVGLTAGSALVLHSFLDGAAIGAAYQADTSLALAVAIGVIAHDFTDGFNTYTLTSLYGNARRRALTLLTLDALAPVAGATLTALLPIPHTILSAYLGLFAGFLLYLATSDILPEAHTPRRATGWTLTATVLGTLFVWGVIGLTD
- a CDS encoding cobalamin biosynthesis protein, translating into MPIWYDPLGLALGVALDRLLADPQSPAHPVAVFGRGAARLEQSLYADDRPRGVLHVAVCVGGAAALGVLAVRATSRSRVLRTTVTALTTWAVLGGTTLAGEGAYMADALERGDVERARARLPHLCGRDPSGLEAPELARATVESLAENTSDAVVAPLFWGAVAGVPGMLAYRAINTLDAMIGHRSPRYERFGWAAARLDDVANYVPARVTGVLTVLTAPDPGGAREVLRRDGHRHPSPNAGRCEAAFAGGLGVTLGGKNVYGGRVEERPTMGDGPRPGVGDIGRAVRLTRAVSLAAAGVAVVVAAGLAKVVAARRT
- a CDS encoding helix-turn-helix transcriptional regulator, with the translated sequence MRPVGESPQIDLSNYAHLPALMRVRDVMAETKLSKGTIFRELKSGRLKSVKPTPRARRIPVEYFAAWIELLKAEADESSSTAVA
- a CDS encoding inositol-3-phosphate synthase; protein product: MNTVNVAVIGVGNCVSSLVQGVEHYRDGDAPGLPNPVCAGFAISQVRFTAAFDVGRAKLGQDLSQAIWTAPNNARAFADVPHLGVPVVEGILADGVGAGSADLIDPRGAATPAEVAAHLRETGSHVVLNFLPTGAQRAAELYAQAAIEAGCAFVNCMPAVLARSPEWRARFAAAGLPLVGDDLKSSFGATLVHRALVDALTGSGVHLTEGAQLLGGGNMDFVNLEDSARMRSKQATKATGAGAATHVAAQYVPFMDDRKVAYIRLNGEGFGGSPLELELRMVVEDSPSAAGNALDAARHAKQALDRGRGGLLEEVSGALMKAV
- a CDS encoding phosphotransferase, with protein sequence MVATLLHEIPLQGGDVTDGVVRVGDTVRRPASTSTPAVHALLRHLETVGFDGAPRVVGMDEFGREVLTFLPGTTGLRLESVTDEALAQLAGLLRRFHDATAGFSLAGAGWEGGSNDDRPAEVIGHCDLTPENVIFRRAGGGGPAGPYAFIDFDLARPTTRLFDIVTTLRHWAPISDPVDRAPLLRSVDVGARLRLFCDAYGVSPRDRRRLVELARLRFHRSYTVMRTRAASGGNWAKMWAGGAGERIRRAAAWLDVHEDELHAHLV
- a CDS encoding helix-turn-helix domain-containing protein, coding for MDNEMTTFAEWVSTTAKGLGYRTDAQLAAAIGVQQSTVTRWRQGNQPQIKHLVELARLFKMKIDPLLALSGHVPADLLSDAAPPGLPMTESVRRIRDAPLTPMQKDALQNYWNHRLDEERSRLNNLIEGIVESERRGRQEVAVWAGRALVLAGHSDRAAHTTQLLGTLFAVEAAPRKRRRRTANSMEPLWEDDDDTSE